The Corynebacterium renale genome includes a region encoding these proteins:
- a CDS encoding FecCD family ABC transporter permease: MTPSLKEAPAAEARSVFGRRRRRRLATVLVLALLLVVTAILSIVLGQYYVPFGDLAAIIGGGPGQEHLSANVVWDIRLPRILLGFLVGACLGIAGTIMQAVFANPLAEPSVIGVTSGAGVGAAAAIVFQISWLGTFTVPVFAFAAALLVAGVIYQLSRSGGRVAVINLILTGIAVNAVCGAIISFTVYLAPTTSREQIIFWQMGSLNGAQWKHVWVVVPITIIGMLIALRLGGALDVLALGERAAGHTGIDVARLRVIAIIVAAFLTAGAVAFAGLIGFVGLIVPHVLRTVIGPENSLLIPLSALAGAILIGLSDIAARTLIPFADLPIGVFTALVGGPTFFVLLRRMMRKGLHR, translated from the coding sequence ATGACCCCCAGTCTTAAAGAAGCCCCGGCTGCCGAAGCCCGCAGCGTTTTTGGGAGGCGCAGGAGGCGTCGATTAGCAACCGTCCTTGTGCTCGCACTCCTGCTGGTGGTGACGGCCATCCTGTCGATTGTGCTGGGCCAGTACTACGTGCCGTTCGGCGACCTTGCCGCCATCATCGGCGGTGGGCCCGGCCAGGAACACCTGTCCGCGAACGTGGTGTGGGACATTCGCCTGCCGCGTATTCTGCTCGGTTTCCTCGTCGGCGCGTGCCTGGGCATCGCCGGCACGATTATGCAGGCGGTATTTGCGAACCCGCTCGCTGAACCGTCGGTGATCGGCGTGACCTCGGGCGCGGGCGTGGGCGCCGCGGCGGCGATCGTGTTCCAGATTTCCTGGCTGGGTACCTTCACGGTTCCGGTCTTCGCCTTCGCGGCCGCGCTCCTGGTCGCGGGCGTGATCTACCAGTTGTCGCGCAGCGGCGGGCGGGTGGCCGTAATTAACCTGATCCTGACCGGCATCGCCGTGAATGCGGTGTGCGGCGCGATCATTTCGTTCACCGTCTACCTGGCGCCGACGACCTCCCGCGAGCAGATCATTTTTTGGCAGATGGGTTCGCTCAATGGCGCGCAGTGGAAACACGTGTGGGTGGTTGTGCCGATCACGATTATCGGCATGCTCATCGCCCTGCGCCTCGGTGGCGCGCTCGACGTGCTGGCGTTGGGGGAGCGCGCGGCGGGCCACACGGGCATCGACGTCGCCCGCCTGCGCGTCATCGCGATCATCGTGGCCGCCTTCCTGACCGCCGGTGCCGTCGCCTTCGCGGGCCTCATCGGGTTCGTGGGCCTGATCGTGCCGCACGTGTTGCGTACTGTCATCGGCCCGGAGAATTCGCTGCTCATCCCGCTGTCGGCCCTGGCGGGCGCGATCCTGATCGGGCTTTCCGACATCGCCGCGCGCACGCTTATCCCCTTCGCGGACCTGCCGATCGGCGTGTTCACAGCGCTCGTCGGCGGCCCCACCTTCTTCGTGTTGCTGCGCCGTATGATGCGAAAGGGGCTGCACCGATGA
- a CDS encoding DUF1846 domain-containing protein, with protein sequence MRMGFDPQKYIDLQSEHINQRRIELAQGVPQAPNISAPTGKLYLEMGGKLFDDLHASRVLPGFTPDNKIAMLQNIVDDVEIVVCLNAKDLTRQKVRADLGIPYEEDVLRLVDVFRERGFLVDNVVMTQLEDDNSQAALFISRLEKLGLNVVKHRVIPGYPSETARIISQDGFGLNESIPTTRDVIVVTAPGPGSGKLATCLSQIYHDAQQGLRSGYAKFETFPIWNLPLEHPVNLAYEAATADLDDINIIDPFHLQAYGKQATSYNRDVEVFPLLKSTLETISGQSPYQSPTDMGVNMAGYCITDDDACRHAAKQEIIRRYYKALAEEHREELDPVVSERIALIMAKAGTSTADRAMVAPALEVEERTGAPGAAIQLQDGTIITGKTSALLGCSSAMLLNALKHLAGLDDDVLLLDAESIEPIQTLKTQHLGSRNPRLHTDEVLIALSVSASRSENARRALEQLSNLKGCDVHTTTLLGSVDEGIFRNLGVLVTSEPKFQRKALYQKR encoded by the coding sequence ATGCGCATGGGGTTTGACCCGCAGAAATATATTGATCTGCAGTCAGAGCACATTAACCAACGTCGTATCGAATTAGCGCAGGGGGTTCCGCAGGCCCCTAATATTTCAGCACCCACCGGCAAGTTGTATCTGGAGATGGGCGGTAAGCTTTTCGACGATCTCCATGCCTCCCGCGTCCTTCCGGGTTTCACGCCGGATAATAAGATCGCGATGCTGCAGAACATCGTCGATGATGTGGAGATCGTGGTCTGCCTGAATGCGAAGGATTTGACGCGCCAGAAGGTGCGCGCTGACCTGGGTATTCCTTACGAGGAGGACGTTCTGCGTTTGGTGGACGTGTTCCGGGAGCGGGGTTTCCTGGTGGACAATGTGGTGATGACGCAGCTGGAGGACGATAACTCGCAGGCGGCGCTTTTTATTAGCCGGCTGGAGAAGTTGGGGTTGAACGTCGTGAAGCATCGGGTGATTCCGGGTTATCCTTCGGAGACTGCGCGGATCATCAGCCAGGATGGGTTTGGGCTCAATGAGTCGATTCCGACGACGCGCGACGTCATCGTGGTGACCGCGCCGGGCCCGGGTTCGGGCAAGTTGGCTACGTGTTTGTCGCAGATTTACCACGACGCGCAGCAGGGTTTGCGCAGCGGTTATGCGAAGTTTGAGACGTTCCCCATCTGGAATTTGCCGCTGGAGCATCCGGTGAATTTGGCGTATGAGGCCGCGACGGCGGACTTGGATGACATCAACATCATCGACCCGTTCCACCTGCAGGCGTATGGCAAGCAGGCGACCAGCTACAACCGGGACGTCGAGGTGTTTCCGCTGCTGAAGTCCACGTTGGAGACGATTTCGGGGCAGTCGCCGTACCAGTCGCCGACGGACATGGGCGTGAACATGGCGGGCTATTGCATCACAGACGACGACGCCTGCCGACACGCCGCGAAGCAGGAAATCATCCGCCGCTACTACAAGGCGCTCGCGGAGGAGCATCGCGAGGAGCTCGACCCGGTCGTCTCGGAGCGGATTGCGCTGATTATGGCGAAGGCGGGTACGTCGACAGCTGACCGCGCGATGGTGGCGCCCGCCCTCGAGGTGGAGGAGCGCACCGGCGCGCCGGGTGCCGCGATCCAGCTGCAGGACGGCACGATTATTACGGGTAAGACGTCGGCGCTGCTCGGCTGCTCGTCGGCGATGTTGCTCAATGCGCTCAAGCACCTGGCTGGGCTTGACGACGACGTCCTCCTCCTCGATGCCGAATCCATCGAACCAATCCAGACGTTGAAGACCCAGCACCTCGGTTCGCGGAACCCGCGGCTGCACACCGATGAGGTGCTCATCGCGTTGTCGGTGTCGGCGTCGCGGTCGGAGAATGCGCGCCGGGCTTTGGAGCAGCTGTCGAACCTGAAGGGCTGCGACGTGCACACGACTACGCTGTTGGGCAGCGTGGACGAGGGCATTTTCCGCAACTTGGGTGTGCTGGTGACGTCGGAGCCGAAGTTCCAGCGTAAGGCGCTGTATCAGAAGCGGTAG
- a CDS encoding heme/hemin ABC transporter substrate-binding protein, protein MTTTKRAACALITAAALTLTGCGVQGAYESVDASLREELPSASELRDPRTITGVSHVQDFADVTPVTDNPKPQLPVELVDSDGFDVTVDNVDRILALDLYGTYTKTLTGLGLADNIVGRTVSSTEHVLADRPVVTQGGHNINVEAVLSLQPTLVIVDHSIGPRDAIDQIRAAGVTTVVLQPERTIDAVAQDIKTLGSVVGLNDEAETLANASVEELDKDIAAVKELVPAEPMRVAFLYARGNGGVFFILGEGSGAKDLIEAVGGIDVAAENNLSQAEPANAEALARLNPDAFFMMTDGLESTGGIEGLLQRPGIAQTKAGQNRRVIAIPDGQSLAFGPTTGQVLLRTAQALYDPQS, encoded by the coding sequence TTGACCACAACCAAACGCGCTGCCTGCGCGCTTATCACCGCCGCGGCCCTGACACTGACCGGCTGCGGGGTCCAGGGCGCGTACGAATCCGTCGACGCCTCCCTGCGCGAGGAGCTGCCCAGCGCCTCTGAGCTGCGTGATCCGCGCACGATCACGGGTGTTTCGCACGTTCAGGACTTCGCGGACGTCACCCCGGTGACGGACAACCCCAAGCCCCAGTTGCCCGTTGAACTCGTGGATTCTGACGGCTTCGACGTCACCGTCGACAACGTGGACCGCATCCTGGCGCTGGACCTGTACGGCACGTACACCAAGACGCTGACCGGCCTGGGTCTGGCGGATAATATCGTGGGCCGCACGGTGTCCTCCACCGAACACGTGTTGGCGGACCGCCCCGTGGTGACCCAGGGTGGGCACAACATCAACGTGGAGGCCGTGCTCTCGCTGCAGCCGACACTGGTAATCGTGGACCATTCGATCGGCCCGCGCGACGCCATCGACCAGATCCGCGCCGCCGGCGTGACCACCGTGGTCCTCCAGCCAGAGCGCACGATCGACGCAGTGGCGCAGGACATCAAGACGTTGGGCTCCGTTGTGGGGCTTAACGACGAAGCCGAGACCCTAGCCAACGCATCCGTCGAAGAACTCGACAAGGATATTGCGGCCGTCAAGGAACTCGTGCCCGCCGAGCCGATGCGCGTGGCCTTCTTGTACGCCCGCGGTAATGGTGGCGTCTTCTTCATCCTGGGCGAAGGCTCGGGCGCCAAGGATCTCATTGAGGCCGTCGGTGGCATCGACGTCGCCGCGGAGAACAACCTCTCGCAGGCTGAACCCGCGAACGCGGAGGCGCTCGCCCGCCTCAACCCGGACGCCTTCTTCATGATGACCGACGGCCTAGAATCCACCGGCGGTATCGAGGGCCTGCTCCAACGCCCCGGTATCGCCCAGACGAAGGCGGGCCAAAACAGGCGCGTCATCGCGATCCCGGATGGTCAATCGTTGGCGTTCGGGCCGACCACCGGCCAGGTTCTTCTCCGGACAGCGCAGGCGCTTTATGACCCCCAGTCTTAA
- a CDS encoding antibiotic biosynthesis monooxygenase family protein yields MSIVKINALTVPNGEAGKHLEERFGARLHSIDDQPGFEGFQLLRPVKGDDRYFVITWWKDQESYDGWVNGESFAKSHGHTGKDGQQRKPAASQSSLLEFDVVLDSREGQ; encoded by the coding sequence ATGAGCATCGTAAAAATTAACGCCCTGACCGTTCCGAACGGAGAAGCCGGCAAGCACCTCGAGGAGCGCTTCGGCGCACGCCTGCACTCCATCGACGACCAGCCCGGTTTCGAAGGTTTCCAACTCCTGCGCCCTGTCAAGGGGGATGACCGCTACTTCGTGATCACGTGGTGGAAGGATCAGGAAAGCTACGACGGCTGGGTCAACGGCGAATCGTTTGCTAAGTCCCACGGCCACACTGGCAAGGACGGCCAGCAGCGTAAGCCGGCTGCGTCGCAGTCTTCGTTGCTGGAGTTTGACGTAGTTCTGGATTCGCGCGAAGGTCAGTAA
- a CDS encoding heme oxygenase (biliverdin-producing) produces the protein MSAPIVERPTTPLSQLLREGTMAAHQDAEESDFMAQLLDGHLNTRAAHLLTGQLGFVYEALEDAMRAVADSPAVATIYDPNLERVPALRSDLENMLGAEWESHVTMLPATARYVARLRGLAEQGDALRLIAHHYVRYLGDISGGQVIRKRLHGLYGISMDHLLFYDFAAIGKIPPYRTNYRKSLDALPLDHASQQVLVEEAKKAFAFNSAVFAELQASISTK, from the coding sequence GTGTCCGCGCCTATCGTCGAACGGCCCACGACGCCTCTGTCGCAGCTCCTGCGCGAAGGCACCATGGCCGCCCACCAAGATGCTGAGGAATCCGACTTCATGGCTCAGCTTCTCGACGGCCACCTGAACACCCGTGCAGCCCATCTCCTGACCGGTCAGCTCGGGTTTGTGTACGAGGCCCTCGAAGACGCGATGCGTGCCGTCGCAGACAGTCCGGCGGTTGCCACGATTTACGACCCCAACCTGGAACGCGTCCCAGCCCTGCGCTCCGACCTAGAAAACATGCTCGGCGCGGAGTGGGAAAGCCACGTAACAATGTTGCCCGCCACGGCGCGTTACGTCGCCCGCCTGCGCGGACTCGCGGAACAGGGTGACGCCTTGCGCCTCATCGCGCACCACTACGTGCGGTACCTGGGTGACATTTCTGGTGGCCAAGTGATTCGTAAGCGCCTCCACGGCCTGTACGGCATCAGCATGGACCACCTCCTGTTCTACGACTTCGCGGCCATCGGCAAAATCCCGCCGTACCGCACCAACTACCGCAAGAGCCTGGACGCTCTTCCCTTGGATCACGCTTCGCAGCAGGTGCTCGTGGAGGAAGCGAAGAAGGCCTTTGCTTTCAACTCTGCGGTATTTGCGGAGTTGCAAGCGTCGATAAGCACTAAATAA
- a CDS encoding HtaA domain-containing protein — MRKYAIPTTFAVAAATLVVPFAQPAFSDEAAKPAEKCSITVESGTLDWGVKQSFRRYISGGIANGQWTTTGAVTEHGENKKGKDFFFQFQVDPAKSTITFDESGNVTAADIRTQDAAVDFEGHKGALASHIGSPYLTTTGTDAKIGINYRGYYVKGKGMAEYKPEDRIPENLLEGSDHMAGGIAAATVDGDHVTLKASGVKYQPKPGTDPWKGIIEGVDVVFLGMYDATAEMDDVNVTLKTKKTCVPVESEKPTKPTEAEKPTETAKPSETAKPTETPKLTETPKPTTEPAPKSSDSVGFKVVAGILGSLGLLGLLGAIAHVLNQNGIAQGLVNQIRQFLGGRF; from the coding sequence ATGCGTAAGTACGCAATCCCCACGACATTCGCTGTGGCAGCAGCCACCCTCGTTGTTCCTTTCGCACAACCTGCATTTTCGGATGAGGCCGCTAAGCCGGCTGAAAAGTGCTCCATCACCGTTGAGTCCGGAACTCTGGACTGGGGCGTGAAGCAGTCATTCCGCCGCTACATTTCCGGCGGTATTGCTAATGGACAGTGGACTACAACCGGTGCGGTCACCGAACACGGTGAAAATAAAAAAGGTAAAGATTTCTTCTTCCAATTCCAAGTAGACCCAGCAAAGTCAACCATCACTTTCGACGAATCGGGCAATGTTACAGCCGCTGACATTCGTACCCAAGACGCTGCGGTTGATTTCGAAGGTCACAAGGGCGCATTGGCTAGCCACATTGGTTCGCCCTACCTGACGACCACCGGCACCGACGCGAAGATTGGCATCAATTACCGTGGCTACTACGTTAAGGGCAAAGGAATGGCAGAGTACAAGCCAGAAGACCGGATTCCTGAGAATCTGCTTGAAGGCTCTGATCACATGGCTGGTGGTATTGCAGCCGCAACAGTGGACGGTGATCACGTCACCCTCAAAGCCAGCGGTGTGAAGTACCAGCCCAAGCCAGGCACTGATCCCTGGAAGGGCATCATTGAGGGCGTCGACGTCGTCTTCCTGGGCATGTACGATGCGACGGCAGAAATGGATGACGTCAACGTCACCCTGAAGACTAAGAAGACTTGCGTTCCAGTTGAGTCGGAGAAGCCTACGAAGCCGACGGAGGCCGAGAAGCCGACCGAGACTGCCAAGCCTTCGGAAACCGCGAAGCCAACCGAGACCCCGAAGCTCACGGAAACCCCGAAGCCAACTACGGAACCTGCGCCTAAGTCTTCCGATAGCGTCGGGTTCAAGGTCGTAGCGGGCATCTTGGGTTCCCTAGGTCTACTGGGCCTGCTGGGGGCAATCGCACACGTTCTGAACCAAAACGGAATTGCACAGGGTCTGGTCAATCAGATTCGTCAGTTCCTGGGTGGGCGTTTCTAA
- a CDS encoding rhodanese-related sulfurtransferase — translation MSVGKILLYYKFTPIADPKAIMLWQRDLCESLGLKGRILISEHGINGTVGGEMDDCKRYIKKTREYPGFKDISFKWSEGGADDFPRLSVKVRDEIVAFGAADELKVDENGVVGGGVHLKPEEVNKLVEERDDVVFFDGRNAMEAQIGKFRNAVVPDVTTTHDFIDELESGKYDWMKDKPVVSYCTGGIRCEILSALMKNRGFEEVYQIDGGIVRYGEKFGNEGLWDGSLYVFDKRMHMEFSGGDVKQLGHCVHCGAGTNDFHNCANEPECRKQVLICPDCWQKPELHHCGDPSCKAVVEAMVES, via the coding sequence ATGAGTGTGGGCAAGATTCTCCTATATTACAAATTCACCCCCATCGCCGACCCGAAGGCCATCATGCTGTGGCAGCGTGACCTGTGCGAATCGCTGGGCCTGAAAGGCCGGATCCTGATTTCGGAGCACGGCATCAACGGCACGGTCGGCGGGGAGATGGATGACTGCAAGCGCTACATCAAGAAGACGCGCGAGTACCCCGGCTTCAAGGACATCAGTTTCAAGTGGTCTGAGGGTGGGGCGGATGATTTCCCGCGGCTGTCGGTGAAGGTGCGCGACGAGATTGTGGCGTTCGGCGCTGCGGACGAGCTCAAGGTTGATGAAAATGGCGTCGTCGGGGGCGGCGTGCACCTCAAGCCGGAGGAGGTCAACAAGCTGGTTGAGGAGCGTGACGACGTCGTCTTCTTCGACGGGCGCAACGCCATGGAAGCTCAGATCGGCAAGTTCCGCAACGCCGTGGTCCCGGACGTGACCACCACTCACGACTTCATCGACGAGCTGGAATCCGGCAAGTATGACTGGATGAAGGACAAGCCGGTGGTCAGCTACTGCACGGGCGGCATCCGGTGTGAAATCCTCTCCGCCCTGATGAAGAACCGCGGCTTCGAAGAGGTCTACCAGATTGATGGCGGCATCGTCCGCTACGGCGAAAAGTTTGGCAACGAGGGCCTGTGGGATGGTTCCTTGTACGTCTTTGATAAGCGCATGCACATGGAGTTTTCCGGTGGTGACGTCAAGCAGCTGGGCCACTGCGTCCACTGTGGTGCGGGCACGAATGATTTCCACAATTGCGCCAACGAACCCGAGTGCCGCAAGCAGGTTCTCATCTGCCCGGATTGTTGGCAGAAGCCAGAACTCCACCACTGCGGCGACCCTTCCTGTAAGGCCGTTGTTGAGGCTATGGTGGAGTCATGA
- a CDS encoding HtaA domain-containing protein, producing the protein MKKCALMSACAVAAATLTVPFAATATAQTCTYTVESGTLDWGVKQSFRNYIAGPIANGKWDTTGNVTQHGVNKKGSDFYFQFQVNPSASKLVLDGTGNIQSADIRTSAGAVDFMGHHGALATYIGSPYLTSAGNSSQVGISYEGYYVPGKGMTEYTPDDRKPENLRSGQGYIAKGGTTVSVSGDTVTLKTTGVEYVQQSGTDSMNGIVQGADIAFLGMYATGAEMDDLTITLKTKSDCGSMPNAPGDSGQAGKPGAPGGGGDTGKPDQSSQTDGSSAMATGWNWVLGIGSLLGMAGVLGVIARASGLVDGLQSMFKNLRR; encoded by the coding sequence ATGAAAAAGTGTGCGCTCATGAGTGCCTGCGCCGTAGCAGCTGCAACCCTTACCGTCCCCTTTGCTGCGACAGCCACAGCGCAGACCTGCACGTACACCGTGGAATCCGGGACCTTGGACTGGGGCGTTAAGCAGTCCTTCCGTAACTACATTGCCGGGCCGATTGCCAATGGCAAGTGGGATACTACTGGCAACGTGACCCAGCACGGCGTCAATAAAAAGGGTTCTGATTTTTACTTCCAGTTCCAGGTAAATCCGAGTGCCTCGAAACTGGTGCTCGACGGAACAGGAAATATCCAGTCCGCTGATATTCGGACCAGCGCTGGCGCGGTGGATTTCATGGGTCACCACGGAGCTTTAGCGACGTATATCGGCTCGCCCTATCTCACGTCCGCAGGCAACTCAAGCCAGGTGGGTATCAGTTACGAGGGCTACTACGTCCCAGGCAAGGGCATGACCGAGTACACCCCGGATGACCGGAAGCCAGAAAACTTGCGGTCTGGTCAAGGCTACATTGCCAAGGGTGGGACGACAGTGTCTGTCAGTGGCGATACCGTCACGCTGAAGACTACCGGTGTGGAATACGTCCAGCAGTCTGGCACGGATTCTATGAACGGCATCGTTCAAGGCGCAGACATCGCGTTTCTGGGGATGTACGCAACTGGGGCGGAAATGGATGATCTCACCATCACACTAAAGACAAAGAGTGACTGCGGGTCGATGCCGAACGCGCCAGGCGATTCGGGACAAGCCGGTAAGCCTGGCGCCCCCGGTGGTGGCGGTGACACCGGTAAGCCCGACCAATCCAGCCAGACTGACGGTTCCAGCGCAATGGCTACGGGTTGGAACTGGGTGCTCGGCATCGGCAGTTTACTCGGGATGGCTGGCGTGCTTGGGGTGATTGCTCGAGCCTCTGGCCTGGTCGATGGCCTACAGTCGATGTTTAAGAACCTGCGCCGTTAA
- a CDS encoding DUF3618 domain-containing protein, producing the protein MSHKDDRYEGPDWWKTYQDEVDHPENDLHDDADFSNKPAPIPHTVDDLADAMDPAEQARRNRHSTKEALWWLAATIVLSFIVSFAALAAFRAAGGPYCEAGETEWLCSRSAEIWWALISCVVPIAGLVGCSIIMVRKLKAYLRWRPWMGIFWVLVPHAMLWMTTVGQIAIVGHENLGR; encoded by the coding sequence GTGAGTCACAAAGACGACCGTTACGAGGGCCCCGACTGGTGGAAAACCTACCAGGACGAAGTTGACCACCCCGAAAACGACCTCCACGACGACGCCGACTTCTCCAACAAACCAGCCCCCATCCCCCACACCGTCGACGACCTCGCCGACGCCATGGACCCCGCCGAACAGGCTCGCCGCAACCGGCATTCCACAAAAGAGGCGCTGTGGTGGCTGGCAGCGACAATTGTGCTGTCGTTCATCGTGTCCTTCGCCGCGCTCGCCGCGTTCCGCGCAGCCGGCGGCCCCTACTGCGAGGCCGGGGAAACCGAGTGGCTATGCTCCCGGTCGGCGGAAATCTGGTGGGCGCTCATCAGCTGCGTCGTCCCGATCGCAGGCCTTGTCGGCTGCTCCATCATCATGGTCCGCAAACTGAAGGCCTACCTGCGCTGGCGCCCGTGGATGGGGATTTTCTGGGTGCTGGTCCCGCACGCCATGTTGTGGATGACCACGGTCGGCCAGATTGCCATCGTCGGGCATGAAAATTTAGGCCGGTAG
- a CDS encoding heme ABC transporter ATP-binding protein — protein MTHMLHDVPSGGGVVVHDVTINIGDKTLLENVNFVAQPGVVTGLIGPNGAGKSTLLAAIAGDLPVARGSITVAGHNPSTSTPRALSQARAVMLQDVGVSFQFFVRDIVAMGRRPWKGTPAEAHDPQIIDAALAAVDCLHLEARDIVTLSGGERARVALARVLAQNTPVVLLDEPTAALDIKHQERVLSLVRTLAHEAGVTVIVVVHDLGAAAAYCDNIVCLADRTVAAAGTVEEVFTDQTLTDIYGWPIHVGRADGAVTVHPTRRHVDESAYALLRTLHHNFLGEHHA, from the coding sequence ATGACTCACATGCTTCACGACGTCCCCTCCGGCGGGGGCGTCGTAGTCCACGACGTCACCATAAACATCGGGGATAAGACCCTGCTGGAAAACGTCAATTTTGTGGCACAGCCTGGTGTTGTGACAGGGCTCATCGGGCCCAACGGCGCTGGTAAGTCCACACTGCTCGCAGCCATTGCCGGTGATCTTCCGGTGGCCCGTGGCAGCATCACGGTGGCTGGGCACAACCCCAGTACCTCCACCCCGCGTGCCCTTTCGCAGGCGCGCGCGGTCATGCTCCAAGACGTGGGCGTGTCCTTCCAATTCTTCGTCCGCGACATCGTGGCGATGGGCCGCCGGCCCTGGAAGGGAACTCCTGCTGAGGCGCACGACCCGCAGATCATCGACGCAGCGCTCGCAGCCGTCGACTGCCTGCACCTCGAGGCACGTGACATCGTCACGCTGTCCGGCGGCGAACGCGCCCGCGTGGCGCTAGCCCGCGTGCTTGCACAAAACACTCCCGTTGTTCTTCTCGACGAACCCACCGCGGCCCTCGACATCAAACACCAGGAACGCGTGCTCAGCCTGGTGCGCACCCTCGCGCACGAAGCTGGCGTCACCGTGATCGTGGTTGTTCACGACCTGGGGGCGGCGGCCGCGTACTGCGACAACATCGTCTGCCTCGCAGACCGCACCGTCGCAGCAGCGGGGACCGTCGAAGAAGTTTTCACCGACCAGACATTGACGGACATCTACGGGTGGCCGATCCATGTTGGTCGCGCGGACGGCGCTGTGACCGTCCATCCAACGAGGCGCCACGTCGACGAGTCGGCGTATGCGCTTCTACGTACGCTTCATCACAACTTTCTAGGAGAACATCATGCGTAA
- a CDS encoding HtaA domain-containing protein, with product MLRTSTAALVATLAVSGLVAPTATAQTPNTVTWNVKESFLHSMTHKSATDGAIYTGPNFLLPIDLRDSYIDDAGNGRIDLDGEIELKTGQTIFGWDTELEYSDLHIRVNGTSAQLIGDYEFNRIQGDNRVLLTFDLDKPIKRGEAFSFTNVKTTATADFARSLNGAVQAGQTLDDGLISLNGTINRAPGLGDGSSELEDGSSEMKTVGIIDAIVAVIAAIGAGGFALSQLNIPALLAQFGIHI from the coding sequence ATGCTTCGTACCTCAACCGCAGCGCTCGTCGCTACGCTGGCTGTCAGCGGACTTGTTGCCCCGACGGCCACCGCGCAGACCCCCAACACCGTCACCTGGAATGTGAAGGAAAGCTTCCTGCACAGCATGACCCATAAGTCGGCCACGGACGGCGCTATCTACACGGGCCCCAACTTCTTGCTGCCCATCGACCTGCGCGACAGCTACATCGACGACGCCGGCAACGGCCGCATCGACCTCGACGGCGAAATCGAACTCAAGACAGGCCAAACCATCTTCGGCTGGGACACCGAACTGGAGTACAGCGACCTGCACATTCGCGTCAACGGTACCTCCGCGCAGCTCATCGGCGACTACGAGTTCAACAGAATCCAGGGCGACAACCGCGTCCTCCTCACCTTCGACCTGGACAAGCCAATCAAACGCGGCGAAGCGTTCAGCTTCACCAACGTGAAAACCACCGCCACCGCCGACTTCGCCCGCTCCCTCAACGGCGCAGTCCAGGCTGGTCAAACTCTCGACGACGGCCTCATCAGCCTCAACGGCACCATCAACCGTGCGCCCGGGCTTGGCGACGGCAGCTCTGAGCTCGAAGACGGCAGCTCCGAGATGAAAACCGTCGGCATCATCGACGCAATCGTTGCCGTGATCGCCGCCATCGGCGCGGGCGGATTCGCGCTCTCGCAGCTGAACATCCCAGCTCTGCTGGCGCAGTTCGGCATCCACATTTAA
- a CDS encoding HtaA domain-containing protein, protein MNRLLVTALVPALAFGAVAPAGATEAGPYVTGEFSWLIKQSFIKHLKSPIAGGTFRGQGGAAVKDGTLVFPVNSAESHIDASGNGTINLDGSAHLTAYKGFARGGGYGLDLTYSDLKIQVQGTSATLIGDYTMAGASASDTSKELSGTGDDVTILTFDLAKPITPGQEFTSVDSVTTAGPGLESSLLRYKNGTVVEGSKAGLSLKFTDTKPDQDHSTTPDSIEDHFGSSKGGLIASIIAIIAAVLGGGAFALSHVNIPALLAQAGIRI, encoded by the coding sequence ATGAACCGTTTACTCGTCACCGCGCTCGTCCCGGCACTCGCTTTCGGCGCCGTCGCTCCCGCAGGTGCCACCGAGGCGGGCCCCTACGTCACCGGCGAATTCTCCTGGTTGATCAAGCAATCCTTCATCAAGCATCTGAAGAGTCCCATCGCAGGCGGCACTTTCCGCGGCCAGGGCGGTGCGGCCGTCAAGGACGGCACGCTCGTCTTTCCGGTGAACTCCGCCGAATCGCATATCGACGCCTCCGGCAACGGAACCATCAACCTCGACGGTTCCGCGCACCTCACCGCCTATAAAGGCTTCGCACGCGGCGGCGGATACGGGCTCGACCTCACGTACTCCGACCTGAAAATCCAGGTCCAGGGCACGTCTGCGACCCTCATCGGCGACTACACGATGGCCGGCGCTTCCGCCTCGGACACGAGCAAGGAACTCAGTGGTACCGGCGACGACGTCACCATCCTCACCTTCGACCTCGCGAAACCGATCACGCCAGGCCAGGAATTCACGTCCGTGGACTCCGTCACCACGGCCGGCCCCGGTCTGGAAAGCTCGCTGCTGCGCTACAAGAACGGCACAGTCGTCGAAGGCAGTAAGGCAGGCCTGTCGCTGAAGTTCACCGACACGAAGCCTGACCAGGACCACTCCACCACGCCGGACAGCATCGAAGATCACTTTGGCTCCAGCAAGGGTGGCTTGATTGCCAGCATCATCGCGATTATCGCAGCCGTCCTCGGTGGCGGCGCGTTCGCGCTGTCGCACGTTAATATCCCCGCGCTTCTCGCGCAGGCAGGTATCCGCATCTAG